In Pseudomonas fluorescens, a genomic segment contains:
- a CDS encoding gamma-carboxygeranoyl-CoA hydratase — protein sequence MSDFNTLELITDSRGFATLWLSREAKNNAFNAEMIRELIIALDQVQGDPSLRFLVLRGRGKHFSAGADLAWMQQSAELDYHTNLDDARELAELMYNLAKLKIPTLAVVQGAAYGGALGLISCCDMAIGADDAQFCLSEVRIGLAPAVISPFVVQAIGERAARRYALTAERFGGQRARDIGLLAESYPTDTLEQQVAQWVANLLQNSPAAMRASKDLLREVGNGALTPALRRYCENAIARIRVSAEGQEGLRAFLQKRTPSWQSQEPRS from the coding sequence ATGAGCGATTTCAACACCCTCGAACTGATCACCGACAGCCGTGGCTTTGCCACGCTGTGGCTCAGTCGTGAAGCCAAGAACAACGCATTCAACGCCGAGATGATCCGCGAACTGATCATCGCCCTCGACCAGGTGCAAGGTGATCCGTCCCTGCGCTTCCTGGTCCTGCGCGGGCGCGGCAAGCACTTCAGCGCCGGGGCCGACCTGGCCTGGATGCAGCAATCGGCCGAGCTGGACTACCACACCAACCTGGACGACGCCCGCGAACTGGCCGAGCTGATGTACAACCTGGCGAAGCTGAAGATCCCCACCCTGGCAGTGGTGCAAGGCGCGGCCTACGGTGGCGCATTGGGCCTGATCAGTTGCTGCGACATGGCGATTGGTGCCGATGACGCACAGTTCTGCCTGTCAGAAGTGCGTATTGGCTTGGCGCCAGCGGTGATCAGCCCGTTTGTGGTACAGGCGATCGGCGAGCGCGCAGCCCGGCGTTATGCGCTGACGGCCGAACGGTTTGGCGGCCAACGGGCGCGGGATATCGGCCTGCTGGCGGAAAGCTATCCGACCGATACGCTGGAACAACAGGTCGCGCAATGGGTTGCCAACCTGCTGCAAAACAGCCCGGCGGCGATGCGCGCCAGCAAAGACTTATTGCGCGAGGTCGGTAACGGCGCCCTCACCCCGGCCCTGCGCCGCTATTGCGAAAATGCCATCGCCCGCATTCGCGTCAGCGCCGAAGGCCAGGAAGGCTTGCGCGCGTTCCTGCAAAAACGTACGCCCAGCTGGCAATCCCAGGAGCCCCGTTCATGA
- a CDS encoding acetyl/propionyl/methylcrotonyl-CoA carboxylase subunit alpha produces MSTLTTVLVANRGEIACRVMRTAKAMGLTTVAVHSATDRDARHSREADIRVDLGGSKATDSYLQIDKLIAAAQSSGAQAIHPGYGFLSENAGFARAVEAAGLIFLGPPASAIDAMGSKSAAKALMETAGVPLVPGYHGEAQDLETFRDACARIGYPVLLKATAGGGGKGMKVVEDVSQLAEALASAQREALSSFGNGQMLVEKYLLKPRHVEIQVFADQQGHCLYLNERDCSIQRRHQKVVEEAPAPGLSTEQRKAMGEAAVRAAQAIGYVGAGTVEFLLDARGEFFFMEMNTRLQVEHPVTEAITGLDLVAWQIRVAQGEALPITQAQVPLIGHAIEVRLYAEDPSNDFLPATGHLALYRESAPGPGRRVDSGVEQGDSVSPFYDPMLGKLIAWGEDREQARLRLLSMLDEFAVGGLRTNLSFLRRIIAHPAFAAAELDTGFIPRYQDELLPVPGALGDEFWQAAAAAFIQSLPAGDGPWADTRGFRAGLPAEVSLHLSCNGQDRLVTLPTQPPLLRGEQLLIEHQGVRRAHLAVRSESTLYLRWDGELHAVSLFDPIAAVEAGQFHQGGLTAPMNGSIVRVLVEVGQAVEAGTQLVVLEAMKMEHSIRAPQAGVIKALFCEEGEMVAEGCALVELETAD; encoded by the coding sequence ATGAGCACACTGACCACCGTACTGGTGGCCAACCGTGGCGAAATCGCCTGCCGGGTGATGCGCACCGCCAAGGCCATGGGCTTGACCACCGTCGCTGTACACAGCGCCACGGACCGCGACGCGCGCCATAGTCGCGAGGCGGATATCCGCGTCGACCTGGGGGGCAGCAAAGCCACGGACAGCTACCTGCAGATCGACAAATTGATCGCCGCGGCCCAGTCCAGCGGCGCCCAGGCGATTCATCCGGGCTACGGCTTCCTGTCGGAAAACGCCGGGTTTGCCCGCGCGGTCGAGGCCGCTGGCTTGATCTTCCTCGGCCCGCCCGCCTCGGCGATCGACGCCATGGGCAGCAAGTCGGCCGCCAAGGCGTTGATGGAGACCGCCGGCGTGCCGCTGGTGCCGGGTTACCACGGCGAAGCCCAGGACCTGGAGACGTTCCGCGATGCCTGCGCGCGTATCGGCTACCCGGTGCTGCTCAAGGCCACGGCCGGCGGCGGCGGCAAGGGAATGAAAGTGGTCGAGGACGTCAGTCAGTTGGCCGAGGCATTGGCCTCTGCCCAGCGCGAGGCGCTGTCGTCGTTCGGCAATGGGCAGATGCTGGTGGAAAAATACCTGCTCAAGCCGCGCCATGTGGAGATCCAGGTGTTTGCCGACCAGCAGGGGCATTGCCTGTACCTCAATGAGCGCGATTGCTCGATCCAGCGTCGGCACCAAAAAGTCGTCGAGGAAGCCCCGGCGCCTGGCTTGAGTACTGAACAGCGCAAGGCCATGGGCGAAGCGGCGGTACGCGCAGCCCAGGCCATTGGCTATGTGGGCGCGGGCACGGTGGAATTTCTGCTGGATGCCCGTGGCGAGTTTTTCTTTATGGAAATGAACACGCGCCTGCAAGTGGAACACCCGGTGACTGAAGCGATTACCGGCCTCGATCTGGTGGCCTGGCAGATTCGCGTGGCCCAGGGTGAAGCGCTGCCGATCACCCAGGCACAAGTGCCGCTGATCGGCCATGCCATCGAAGTACGGCTGTACGCCGAAGACCCCTCCAACGATTTCCTGCCGGCCACCGGGCACCTGGCGCTGTACCGCGAATCAGCCCCCGGCCCGGGGCGACGCGTGGACAGCGGCGTCGAGCAGGGCGACAGCGTGTCGCCCTTCTACGACCCGATGCTCGGCAAGCTGATTGCCTGGGGCGAAGACCGTGAACAGGCGCGATTGCGGCTGTTGAGCATGCTGGATGAATTTGCGGTGGGCGGGCTGCGGACCAACCTGAGCTTCCTGCGTCGAATCATCGCCCACCCCGCGTTTGCCGCGGCGGAACTGGATACCGGGTTTATCCCGCGCTATCAGGATGAGCTGCTGCCGGTACCTGGCGCCTTGGGCGATGAGTTCTGGCAGGCCGCGGCCGCGGCGTTCATACAGAGCTTGCCGGCCGGTGACGGGCCTTGGGCGGACACGCGCGGTTTTCGTGCCGGCCTGCCCGCCGAAGTCTCGCTGCACTTGAGCTGCAATGGGCAGGATCGGTTGGTGACATTACCCACCCAGCCCCCGCTGTTGCGCGGCGAACAACTGCTGATCGAGCACCAGGGCGTACGCCGCGCTCATCTGGCGGTGCGCAGCGAAAGCACCCTGTACCTGCGCTGGGATGGCGAGTTGCACGCGGTCAGCCTGTTCGACCCGATTGCAGCGGTCGAGGCCGGCCAGTTCCATCAAGGCGGCCTGACCGCGCCCATGAACGGCAGCATCGTGCGGGTGCTGGTGGAAGTCGGCCAAGCCGTGGAGGCCGGCACGCAACTGGTGGTGCTGGAAGCCATGAAGATGGAACACAGCATCCGTGCGCCCCAGGCCGGGGTGATCAAGGCGTTGTTCTGCGAGGAAGGCGAAATGGTTGCCGAAGGCTGCGCGCTGGTGGAGCTCGAAACAGCCGACTAG
- a CDS encoding LexA family protein — translation MDNWIALVKANMKDRKVTQDQLAERLGMSQGGVGHWLNKRRVPSLADMNRVLAELGLGYLEVALQIREKTAEALPAQPPYNPYFRYPVNDWTGMCEIREEHGAYATTRFELTDYHARGDAFWLPVRGDAMTAPSGLSIGAGMLILVDPAIDAQPGKLVVAQWADSPQATFRQLMEESGQLYLVPLNPTYPKQRFTEDCRILGVVVQATAKF, via the coding sequence ATGGATAACTGGATAGCGTTGGTCAAAGCCAACATGAAAGACCGCAAGGTCACGCAGGATCAACTGGCCGAACGCCTGGGCATGTCCCAGGGCGGGGTGGGCCATTGGCTCAACAAACGCCGTGTGCCAAGCCTGGCCGACATGAACCGGGTTCTCGCGGAACTGGGGCTGGGCTACCTGGAAGTCGCCTTGCAGATTCGCGAAAAGACCGCCGAGGCACTGCCCGCGCAACCTCCCTACAACCCGTATTTTCGATACCCGGTCAACGATTGGACGGGCATGTGCGAAATTCGCGAAGAGCACGGCGCGTACGCCACCACCCGCTTCGAACTGACGGACTACCACGCCCGCGGGGACGCCTTCTGGCTCCCGGTGAGGGGAGACGCCATGACCGCCCCCAGCGGCCTGAGCATCGGTGCGGGCATGCTGATCCTGGTGGACCCGGCTATCGATGCCCAACCTGGCAAGCTGGTGGTCGCCCAATGGGCTGACAGCCCCCAGGCGACTTTTCGCCAACTCATGGAAGAAAGCGGCCAGCTTTACCTGGTGCCGCTCAACCCCACCTATCCGAAGCAGCGGTTCACCGAGGATTGCCGCATCCTCGGCGTGGTGGTGCAGGCCACGGCGAAGTTCTAG
- a CDS encoding DUF6124 family protein, whose product MTTSPHRLPETPETSELLDMRGSSAAQRALDYYLKEDMSPSPSDDTFFRVKPDISHEEALVHASDLLRSAAATAYESANSHQGNQRDLAFSVVYLIDMAKAMVEQSLQAPKAQASV is encoded by the coding sequence ATGACGACAAGCCCGCACCGCCTGCCTGAAACACCCGAAACCAGCGAATTGCTCGACATGCGCGGCAGCAGCGCCGCCCAGCGAGCCCTGGACTATTACTTGAAAGAAGATATGTCGCCATCGCCCTCGGATGACACCTTCTTTCGCGTCAAACCCGACATCAGCCACGAAGAAGCCCTGGTGCACGCCTCGGACCTGTTGCGCAGTGCTGCCGCCACCGCCTACGAATCAGCGAACAGCCATCAAGGCAATCAACGCGACCTGGCATTCTCAGTGGTGTATTTGATCGATATGGCGAAGGCGATGGTGGAGCAGTCGCTGCAGGCGCCGAAGGCTCAGGCAAGCGTGTGA